Proteins from a genomic interval of Gammaproteobacteria bacterium:
- the rpsN gene encoding 30S ribosomal protein S14 gives MAKTSMIQRERKRQKIAKRCAAKRALLKEIIRSPKSSDEERREAQVKLQKLPRDASPSRQRNRCSITGRPHGFYRKFGLARNKLREATMDGEIPGLRKASW, from the coding sequence ATGGCTAAGACTTCAATGATACAGCGCGAGCGCAAGCGCCAGAAGATTGCGAAGCGGTGTGCCGCCAAGCGCGCGCTGCTCAAAGAGATTATTCGTTCGCCCAAGTCGTCGGATGAGGAGCGGCGCGAAGCGCAGGTGAAGCTGCAGAAGCTCCCGCGTGATGCCAGCCCGTCTCGGCAGCGTAACCGCTGCTCGATTACCGGCCGGCCGCATGGCTTTTATCGCAAGTTCGGCCTGGCGCGTAACAAGCTGCGTGAGGCAACCATGGACGGCGAGATACCGGGCCTGCGCAAGGCGAGTTGGTAG